A region of Carassius auratus strain Wakin chromosome 11, ASM336829v1, whole genome shotgun sequence DNA encodes the following proteins:
- the LOC113111282 gene encoding serine/arginine-rich splicing factor 11-like isoform X2, with protein sequence MGGVHLGGLGGPNLDPMAALAMAAPNINTQSLSAEQLMKLMASIDPKLNHFAAGLSLNPGLKADGSKEIEEAMKRVREAQSLISAAIEPGSKKDDKRKRSRSRSRSRRRRSGSRSRHRRSKSHSRRRSRSRSRRRSKSPKRRRSHSRDRSRRSRSRDRRKEEKNRKRSKTPPKSYSSARRSRSTSRKRHRRSRSASRSPKKSRSPKRKLSRSPSPRRHKKEKKKDKDRERDRDRDRKDDWDRNRDKRERSSSKKSKDKEKDRDRDRKSDSEKGDVKVTRDYDEEEQGYDSEHEEERERNSDAASSPQAKELRADSADDAGRGESDGHSEDQRDEDMDMSD encoded by the exons ATGGGTGGCGTTCATCTAGGAGGCCTAGGAGGGCCAAACTTGGACCCCATGGCAGCTCTGGCCATGGCGGCACCCAATATAAACACTCAG TCTTTGTCAGCTGAGCAGCTCATGAAGCTTATGGCGTCCATAGACCCCAA GCTGAATCACTTCGCCGCGGGGCTGAGTCTGAACCCTGGACTAAAGGCAGATGGCTCGAAAGAGATCGAAGAAGCCATGAAGAGAGTAAGAGAAGCACAATCTCTGATCTCCGCAGCCATCGAGCCTGGAA gtaAGAAGGATGATAAACGCAAGCGCTCTAGATCCAGGTCCAGATCCAGACGCAGGAGGTCCGGGTCTCGCTCCAGACACAG GCGTTCCAAGAGTCATTCCAGACGGAGATCTCGCTCCAGGAGCAGGAGGAGGTCCAAGAGCCCCAAGAGGAGGAGATCTCATTCCAGGGACCGCAGCAGACGCTCCAGGTCCAG AGATCGGAGGAAGGAAGAAAAGAACAGGAAACGTTCAAAAACTCCACCCAAGAGCTACAGCAGCGCCAGACGCTCCCGCAGCACCAGCCG CAAACGGCACAGAAGAAGTCGCAGCGCGTCTCGGTCGCCGAAGAAGTCACGATCTCCCAAGAGGAAACTGTCCCGCTCGCCGTCTCCtcgcag acacaagaaagagaaaaagaaggaCAAAGACCGTGAGAGAGACCGTGACCGAGACCGGAAGGACGACTGGGACAGAAATCGGGACAAAAGAGAACGTTCCTCCAGCAAGAAGAGCAAAGACAAAGAAAAGGACCGAGACAGAGACAGGAAGTCCGACAGCGAGAAGGGAGATGTGAAG GTGACCAGGGACTACGACGAGGAGGAGCAGGGCTACGACAGCGAGCACGAGGAAGAGCGCGAGAGGAACTCAGACGCCGCCTCGTCGCCGCAGGCTAAAGAGCTTCGAGCGGACAGCGCAGACGACGCGGGCCGCGGAGAGTCAGACGGACACAGTGAAGACCAGCGAGATGAAGACATGGACATGAGCGACTGA